In Candidatus Contubernalis alkalaceticus, the following proteins share a genomic window:
- a CDS encoding DUF1538 domain-containing protein, protein MSEVIIFEGLWDTVKEVSIALLPLVLFFTFFQIVYLKLPRLEIMNMIKGVLLTFIGIVFFLQGVHIGFLPIGELLGQGMVQSTGKWFVIPVGFILGAVATFAEPAVRALSNEVEKVSSGYIPQIILLVTLSLGVGLSIALAMIRIIYGIPLMYLLVPGYGLALATSFISKDNFVSIAFDSGGVATGPMTVTFIMAFSIGVASQIEGRDPLIEGFGMISLVALIPILSVLLLGFIYDRKEKQNERSLTEES, encoded by the coding sequence ATGAGTGAAGTTATTATATTTGAAGGACTTTGGGATACAGTGAAGGAAGTATCAATAGCCTTACTACCTTTGGTTTTATTCTTTACTTTTTTTCAAATAGTTTACCTAAAGCTGCCTCGTTTAGAAATTATGAATATGATAAAAGGAGTTCTTTTAACCTTTATAGGTATAGTTTTTTTCCTACAAGGTGTTCACATTGGGTTTTTGCCTATTGGAGAATTATTAGGACAAGGTATGGTTCAAAGCACTGGAAAGTGGTTTGTTATTCCAGTAGGTTTTATTTTAGGAGCCGTGGCAACATTTGCAGAACCTGCTGTAAGGGCATTAAGCAATGAAGTTGAAAAGGTTTCTTCTGGATATATACCACAAATTATCTTATTAGTCACACTTTCTTTAGGGGTAGGACTTTCTATTGCCCTGGCTATGATTCGAATTATATATGGGATACCTTTAATGTACTTGCTGGTTCCAGGCTATGGGTTAGCATTGGCTACTTCTTTTATATCAAAGGATAATTTTGTCTCTATTGCTTTTGATTCTGGTGGTGTAGCTACAGGCCCTATGACCGTTACATTTATTATGGCTTTTTCAATAGGGGTAGCTTCTCAAATAGAAGGAAGAGACCCGCTGATTGAGGGCTTTGGCATGATATCCCTGGTGGCTTTAATACCGATATTATCTGTATTGCTCTTGGGGTTTATATATGATAGAAAGGAGAAGCAAAATGAACGAAGCCTTACAGAGGAATCATAG
- a CDS encoding P-II family nitrogen regulator, with product MNEALQRNHSVIITIVKKGKAKKVCETAKKAGAEGGTTIISKGTSVKEFQKIFGLFLDEEREVVFTVVKHEIEDIVFNEIINKCKLNKPGSGITFIIDLKKVDGIVHLLKGGL from the coding sequence ATGAACGAAGCCTTACAGAGGAATCATAGTGTTATTATAACTATTGTGAAAAAAGGGAAAGCAAAAAAAGTATGTGAAACTGCTAAAAAGGCTGGTGCTGAAGGTGGTACAACTATAATAAGTAAAGGTACCAGTGTCAAGGAATTTCAAAAAATATTTGGTTTATTTTTGGATGAAGAAAGAGAAGTAGTTTTCACAGTAGTTAAACATGAAATAGAAGACATAGTTTTTAATGAAATTATAAATAAATGCAAACTCAATAAACCTGGAAGTGGTATTACATTTATAATAGATTTAAAGAAAGTCGATGGCATTGTCCATTTGTTAAAAGGAGGCCTTTGA
- the hypE gene encoding hydrogenase expression/formation protein HypE, with protein MSDIIILSHGDGGILTHNLVNDIFLKYFKNPYLIQLTDSVFLNFPGEGKGIVVSTDSFVVSPIFFPGGDIGKLAVCGTVNDLAVSGARPLFLTVGFILEEGLLLSELEEVVVSMARTAEEAGVVIVAGDTKVVEKGHGDKIFINTTGIGTSEEEAVLGYEAVKPGDKIVINGTLGDHGLTVLTRRQELGLGEGLQSDCAPLNGIIQKALKEIKGIKIMRDPTRGGLATTLKEIAVFSRLDFTIFEEQVPVAEEVRSTAEMLGLDPLYLANEGKFITIVESAQADALVQLLREDPLGKEAQIIGKVEDGSGKVYLKTFFGGTKYLHYLAGTPLPRIC; from the coding sequence TTGTCGGACATAATTATTCTTTCCCATGGAGATGGAGGTATTTTAACCCATAACCTGGTAAACGATATTTTCTTGAAATATTTTAAAAATCCTTATTTAATCCAGCTGACAGATTCTGTTTTTTTAAATTTCCCTGGTGAAGGGAAGGGAATTGTGGTGTCAACAGATTCCTTTGTGGTATCTCCAATCTTTTTTCCAGGGGGAGATATTGGAAAACTGGCGGTCTGCGGAACGGTTAATGATTTAGCAGTAAGTGGAGCCCGGCCCCTATTTTTAACGGTGGGGTTTATTCTAGAAGAAGGGCTTCTCCTTTCGGAACTGGAAGAAGTTGTGGTATCCATGGCCCGGACTGCTGAAGAAGCAGGGGTGGTTATCGTAGCCGGTGACACTAAGGTGGTAGAGAAAGGTCATGGGGATAAAATATTTATTAATACTACCGGAATCGGAACGTCAGAAGAAGAAGCTGTCCTGGGCTATGAAGCTGTAAAGCCGGGAGATAAAATCGTTATTAACGGTACTTTAGGAGACCACGGCCTGACAGTGCTGACCCGACGTCAGGAACTGGGTTTGGGAGAAGGGCTGCAGAGTGACTGCGCTCCATTAAATGGCATTATCCAGAAGGCTTTAAAAGAAATTAAAGGGATAAAAATAATGCGGGACCCCACCCGGGGAGGGCTGGCTACCACGTTAAAGGAAATCGCGGTATTTTCAAGGTTGGATTTTACAATTTTTGAAGAGCAGGTTCCCGTAGCAGAGGAGGTAAGAAGCACAGCGGAAATGCTGGGTCTAGATCCCCTTTACCTGGCTAATGAAGGAAAATTTATTACCATTGTGGAAAGCGCCCAGGCAGATGCTCTTGTTCAACTGCTGAGAGAGGACCCCCTTGGCAAGGAAGCTCAAATCATAGGTAAAGTGGAAGATGGAAGTGGGAAAGTATATCTTAAGACCTTTTTCGGGGGAACTAAATACCTGCACTACCTGGCAGGCACCCCTCTACCCCGCATTTGCTAG
- a CDS encoding P-II family nitrogen regulator: MNKQNDYQDCKECKIKFDLIITIVNKGRSQLVVEASKKAGAEGGTILGGRGTGIHEKAKLFGITIEPEKEIILTLVPREMTDKVLDTVIQEAELNKPGKGITFVLEVKRVAGITHLLDSDLRDKLKKNNF; encoded by the coding sequence ATGAATAAACAAAACGATTATCAGGATTGTAAGGAATGCAAAATAAAATTTGACCTTATAATTACGATTGTTAACAAAGGACGCTCACAATTGGTGGTAGAAGCTTCTAAAAAGGCTGGAGCTGAAGGTGGAACTATCTTAGGGGGTCGGGGCACAGGAATTCATGAAAAAGCTAAGCTTTTTGGCATAACTATAGAGCCTGAAAAAGAAATAATTTTGACATTGGTTCCTAGAGAAATGACAGATAAAGTTCTTGATACAGTTATTCAGGAAGCAGAACTTAATAAGCCTGGCAAGGGCATAACTTTTGTTTTAGAAGTTAAAAGAGTTGCTGGGATTACGCACTTGCTAGATAGTGACTTAAGAGATAAATTAAAAAAAAATAATTTTTAA
- a CDS encoding DUF6773 family protein, whose product MNKKGLDEMQMQRKNKIGNQAFLMLLYLLMLDAGLHGYGFRWVNYPANVMIILTICSGTFVVRLILANAFVGPSAEEEKPFLKVLLTMMLAIVVSAAILVLLKNASFSNPNQIDEMAAPILFITAGVAIVIAVTTIVIKRIQNKNDSE is encoded by the coding sequence TTGAATAAAAAAGGTTTAGACGAAATGCAAATGCAAAGAAAAAATAAAATTGGTAATCAAGCATTTCTTATGCTTCTTTATTTGTTGATGCTTGATGCGGGTCTTCATGGTTATGGATTTAGATGGGTTAATTATCCGGCGAACGTAATGATAATTTTAACCATATGCTCTGGAACTTTTGTTGTACGGTTAATATTAGCAAACGCCTTTGTAGGACCGTCTGCAGAAGAAGAAAAACCATTCTTGAAAGTGCTTCTAACAATGATGTTAGCTATTGTGGTTTCTGCAGCCATTTTGGTTCTTTTAAAGAATGCAAGTTTTAGCAATCCAAATCAGATTGATGAAATGGCTGCACCTATTTTGTTTATTACGGCTGGTGTTGCTATTGTAATTGCAGTAACAACCATCGTAATAAAAAGGATCCAAAACAAGAATGATTCAGAATAA
- a CDS encoding NAD-dependent epimerase/dehydratase family protein: MNYTNTSSIFENILVTGGAGFIGSQLIKKLLPLCRHIYIIDDLSTGQKNAVPVSEKITFHHDCITNKKLLFEIMPKVKHIFHLACSNLLQSVRDLEKDFQTNLFGGFVMLQCAKSHCPDLKRFVYTSTASIYSDASILPTPETYYKISLPYAASKFSSEHYCDVYNHMYQLPTTVLRLSNVYGPGQTTSNPYCGVVAKFFEAAQKKQPLMVYMDGQQTRDFTYIEDALDALLLSAVKEKAIGQIYNVGMGVETNIIELAEKIKYITGFTKGTIEFRPKRQIDIVARRNIDAKKIQKELNWKPQYNLHEGLLKTFQWMKG, encoded by the coding sequence TTGAATTATACTAATACATCATCCATCTTTGAAAATATATTAGTCACCGGCGGCGCTGGTTTTATCGGTTCACAACTTATTAAAAAACTGCTTCCCTTATGCCGGCACATCTATATTATTGATGATTTGTCTACCGGGCAAAAAAATGCAGTTCCCGTATCAGAAAAAATTACTTTTCATCATGACTGTATTACCAATAAAAAACTCTTATTTGAAATAATGCCTAAAGTAAAACACATCTTTCATTTAGCCTGTTCAAACCTTTTACAATCTGTACGAGACCTGGAAAAAGATTTTCAAACAAATCTTTTTGGTGGATTTGTGATGCTGCAGTGTGCCAAATCACATTGTCCCGATTTAAAAAGATTCGTATATACTTCTACAGCATCAATTTACAGCGATGCTTCTATTCTGCCTACTCCGGAAACTTATTATAAAATAAGCCTTCCTTATGCCGCAAGCAAATTCTCTAGCGAACATTATTGTGATGTCTATAACCATATGTATCAACTTCCCACTACTGTTCTGCGCTTATCAAACGTATATGGCCCCGGGCAAACCACATCAAATCCCTACTGCGGTGTGGTAGCCAAATTTTTTGAAGCCGCTCAAAAAAAACAGCCCCTTATGGTTTATATGGATGGACAGCAAACTCGGGATTTTACCTATATAGAGGATGCATTAGATGCTTTACTGCTTTCTGCTGTAAAAGAAAAGGCAATTGGACAGATATACAATGTAGGAATGGGAGTAGAAACAAATATTATAGAACTGGCAGAAAAAATTAAATATATTACAGGGTTTACTAAAGGCACTATTGAGTTTAGGCCAAAAAGACAGATTGATATTGTCGCAAGACGAAACATAGATGCTAAAAAGATTCAAAAAGAGCTTAACTGGAAACCCCAATATAATCTTCATGAAGGACTGTTAAAAACTTTCCAATGGATGAAAGGTTAG
- a CDS encoding helix-turn-helix transcriptional regulator: MSKNLRLKSARAAKDMSQKDIADAVGVTRQTINAIEKGDYNPTINLCISICKVLDKSLNDLFWEDE, encoded by the coding sequence TTGAGTAAAAATTTAAGACTGAAGTCTGCACGAGCGGCAAAGGATATGTCTCAAAAAGATATCGCCGATGCTGTAGGTGTTACCAGGCAAACGATTAATGCAATTGAAAAAGGAGATTATAATCCAACGATTAATTTATGTATCTCAATATGCAAAGTATTGGACAAATCATTAAATGATTTATTCTGGGAGGATGAATGA
- a CDS encoding CgeB family protein: MQKYKIFMLDHRSYCINSLGDSLAQLGHKIYFQSSWSPQEVEKGIAYFKPKILITVGFNRKLFGGFLDLLPGLCHKYQLFHIYWATEDLINHTDWSLQAVQRAKPDLIWTIHPSCVAKYEKLGISASYLNFACNPRVFLPKKSKQKKKYNISLVGSTHFFKETYRFESLRHLLFPLVRENIKTHIWGIGWRKQQSYIKKEFGETIPDGWLHGHLAYKKSAGVYRSSKVVLGIQNAEDQVTQRTFEILGTGAFMIASRTKAIKELFTNKEVVLTSCPQETVELVTYYLNRPDLRQYIGNNARRKILKSHTYVQRLREVWPMAESLLN, from the coding sequence TTGCAGAAATACAAAATATTTATGTTAGACCACCGATCGTACTGTATTAACAGCCTGGGAGACTCTTTAGCTCAACTAGGCCATAAAATATACTTTCAATCCTCCTGGTCGCCTCAAGAAGTTGAAAAGGGAATTGCATATTTCAAACCAAAAATATTAATAACTGTTGGTTTTAATCGAAAGCTGTTTGGAGGATTTCTGGATTTGCTCCCTGGCTTATGCCATAAATACCAACTTTTCCATATTTATTGGGCAACAGAAGACCTGATAAACCATACAGACTGGTCTCTTCAGGCTGTCCAAAGGGCTAAGCCTGATTTGATTTGGACCATCCATCCTTCTTGCGTAGCGAAGTATGAGAAATTAGGTATTTCCGCCAGTTATTTAAATTTTGCCTGCAATCCGAGAGTTTTTCTGCCTAAGAAAAGTAAACAGAAAAAAAAATATAACATATCCCTGGTTGGTTCCACTCACTTCTTTAAGGAAACATACCGATTTGAAAGCCTCAGGCATCTTCTATTCCCCCTGGTCAGGGAAAACATAAAAACCCATATATGGGGTATTGGATGGCGCAAACAACAATCATATATTAAGAAAGAATTTGGGGAAACCATACCTGATGGATGGCTTCACGGACACCTGGCATATAAAAAGTCAGCCGGTGTTTACCGTTCCTCTAAAGTCGTTTTAGGTATTCAAAATGCCGAAGACCAGGTTACCCAGCGGACATTTGAGATCTTAGGAACCGGTGCTTTTATGATTGCCAGCCGAACTAAAGCAATTAAAGAACTGTTCACTAACAAAGAGGTCGTTCTAACCAGTTGCCCCCAGGAAACTGTTGAACTAGTAACTTATTACCTGAATCGACCGGATTTAAGACAATATATTGGTAATAATGCCCGTCGTAAAATATTGAAAAGCCACACTTACGTCCAACGTTTACGTGAGGTTTGGCCTATGGCTGAGTCGTTACTTAATTAA
- the hypD gene encoding hydrogenase formation protein HypD, with protein MARWILKQEKEERASLLKFRDRQLSCQLLQEIKLKGKCLKEKLGRRPVFMEVCGTHTVAFSKTGLRKALEEIVDLRSGPGCPVCVTDQEDIDRMIQLSSLENVVLGTFGDMVRVPGSRTSLEQEKARGAWVKIFYSPSDAVQWALRNPGKQMIFLGIGFETTAPVVALSIREAEDLGVKNYSVYSVHKLVIPALRALLNDKGPGVDGFILPGHVSAVIGRKAFGFLAQEFNIPGVIAGFEPMDLLGALENLIYQMDRGECRIDNEYSRLVREEGNKTAQTVIREFFDTAEGSWRGLGKIPASSLVLQDNLQKYDALKRFPVEISRPFNKEGCRCGEVLTGKIVPTFCGMFGKECTPSRPVGPCMVSSEGACSAYFHYDFRE; from the coding sequence ATGGCCAGGTGGATTTTAAAACAGGAGAAAGAAGAAAGGGCCAGTCTTTTGAAGTTCAGAGACCGGCAGCTTTCCTGCCAGCTGCTTCAGGAAATTAAACTCAAAGGAAAGTGTTTGAAAGAAAAGCTGGGAAGACGGCCGGTATTCATGGAGGTTTGTGGGACCCATACAGTAGCTTTTTCCAAGACAGGATTGAGAAAAGCCCTGGAGGAAATAGTAGATTTAAGGAGCGGCCCCGGATGTCCTGTATGTGTTACCGATCAAGAGGACATTGACCGCATGATTCAGTTAAGTTCTCTAGAAAATGTAGTGCTGGGAACTTTTGGCGATATGGTGAGAGTCCCGGGAAGCCGTACTTCCCTGGAACAGGAGAAAGCCCGGGGAGCCTGGGTAAAAATATTTTATTCTCCTTCCGATGCAGTGCAGTGGGCCTTGAGAAACCCAGGGAAACAGATGATTTTTTTGGGAATAGGATTTGAAACCACGGCTCCGGTGGTGGCTTTAAGTATACGGGAAGCAGAGGATTTAGGAGTAAAGAATTATTCCGTATACTCTGTTCATAAGCTGGTGATACCTGCCTTGAGAGCTCTACTGAATGACAAGGGTCCGGGTGTAGATGGTTTTATTCTTCCCGGTCATGTCAGTGCAGTTATTGGAAGAAAAGCCTTTGGCTTTTTAGCCCAGGAATTTAATATTCCAGGGGTTATTGCAGGGTTTGAACCCATGGACCTGTTGGGGGCGCTGGAAAACTTGATTTATCAGATGGACCGGGGAGAATGCCGGATAGATAATGAATACAGCCGGTTGGTCCGTGAAGAAGGAAACAAAACTGCCCAGACAGTAATCCGGGAGTTCTTTGATACTGCAGAAGGTTCCTGGAGAGGACTGGGGAAAATACCTGCCAGTTCCCTGGTTTTGCAGGATAATTTGCAAAAATACGATGCTTTGAAACGCTTTCCCGTAGAAATATCCAGGCCGTTTAATAAAGAGGGATGCCGTTGTGGAGAGGTGCTTACAGGCAAAATAGTTCCTACATTCTGCGGTATGTTTGGGAAGGAATGCACTCCTTCCCGGCCGGTTGGCCCCTGTATGGTATCTTCCGAAGGTGCCTGTTCCGCTTATTTTCACTATGATTTTAGAGAATAG
- a CDS encoding DUF1538 domain-containing protein, which translates to MKVLKEISIEVLQAVLPLTIVVFLLQIVVLSSPLEEILQFLVGLIYVTIGLILFLVGIRIGLLPMGESIGNAIPQTKKLGLIIFYAFLLGFLVTAAEPDVRVLASQIDVVSDSAIPHYVLIYTVAIGVGIFVALSMIKVVFGVSLKYILIVCYIGVFILSAFTPIYFVPISFDAGGVTTGPLTAPFIIALGVGVTSVLSSRKSSHDNFGFVALASIGPVIGVMILGVIYG; encoded by the coding sequence ATGAAAGTGTTAAAAGAAATATCAATTGAAGTTTTACAAGCTGTTCTTCCTTTAACTATTGTGGTTTTTTTATTACAAATAGTTGTATTATCTTCACCTTTAGAGGAAATACTTCAGTTTTTAGTGGGACTGATATATGTAACCATTGGCCTTATATTATTTCTTGTTGGGATTCGAATTGGTTTACTTCCCATGGGAGAGTCCATTGGTAATGCCATCCCCCAAACTAAAAAATTAGGACTTATTATTTTTTATGCTTTTTTATTAGGTTTTCTTGTGACAGCAGCTGAACCTGATGTTAGAGTGCTTGCATCACAAATTGATGTAGTGTCTGATAGTGCGATTCCCCATTATGTATTGATCTATACAGTAGCTATTGGAGTAGGGATATTTGTAGCTTTATCCATGATAAAAGTAGTATTTGGAGTATCACTAAAATACATACTTATTGTTTGTTATATTGGTGTTTTTATTTTATCAGCTTTTACACCTATTTATTTTGTGCCTATATCTTTTGATGCAGGAGGGGTAACTACAGGACCGTTAACAGCTCCCTTTATTATTGCATTAGGTGTGGGGGTAACTTCTGTTTTGAGCAGCCGAAAATCTTCTCATGATAATTTTGGATTTGTTGCTTTAGCTTCAATTGGTCCTGTGATTGGTGTGATGATTCTGGGGGTGATTTACGGATGA
- a CDS encoding glycosyltransferase yields the protein MITISLCMIVKNEEELLARCLDTAKDIVDEINIVDTGSTDKTKEIAKQYTDRIFDFPWIDNFAAARNESFKYATKDYILYLDADDVILEEDRVKFKKLKETLDPSVDSVSMYYNAGSDEYGNVTLRYRRNRLIKREKNYEWRGDCHQYLDVHGKIINSDIAITHKKIRHAVGRTISIYEKKIARGDIFSPRDYFYYGNELRENGHYEKAIESYDKNLSMPEGWIEDKIFACIFKGDCYRHLGDLKNENFSLFQSFQYSSPRAEACSRIGYNFHRQKNYKTAIFWYELAIQQEPDPERWSFIYPAYYTWYPHLQLCVCYYNLGDYQKAYYHNEQARKYRLEDNSVQHNKKLLEGLLKTDKT from the coding sequence ATGATCACTATTAGTCTGTGTATGATAGTAAAAAACGAGGAAGAGTTACTGGCCCGCTGTTTAGATACAGCTAAAGATATTGTCGATGAAATAAATATTGTTGATACCGGTTCCACGGATAAGACAAAGGAGATTGCTAAACAATATACGGATCGGATTTTTGATTTTCCGTGGATTGATAATTTTGCAGCAGCCAGAAATGAATCCTTTAAATATGCTACCAAAGATTATATTTTATACCTGGATGCTGATGATGTTATCTTAGAAGAAGATCGGGTTAAATTTAAAAAGCTTAAAGAAACCTTGGATCCCTCAGTAGACTCGGTTTCTATGTATTATAATGCTGGTTCTGATGAGTACGGTAATGTTACTTTAAGATACCGCCGTAATCGACTGATTAAGAGGGAAAAAAACTATGAATGGCGGGGAGATTGTCATCAATACTTAGATGTTCACGGCAAGATAATTAATTCAGATATCGCCATTACCCATAAAAAAATCCGTCATGCTGTTGGTCGAACTATATCAATATACGAAAAAAAGATAGCACGGGGGGATATTTTTTCACCAAGGGACTATTTTTATTATGGCAATGAATTAAGAGAAAATGGTCATTATGAAAAAGCCATAGAAAGCTATGATAAAAATCTCTCAATGCCAGAAGGTTGGATAGAAGATAAAATCTTTGCTTGTATCTTTAAAGGAGACTGTTACCGTCATTTGGGAGATCTAAAGAATGAAAATTTTTCTTTGTTTCAATCTTTTCAATATTCATCTCCCAGAGCAGAGGCATGCTCCCGTATAGGTTATAATTTTCATCGGCAAAAGAATTATAAGACGGCTATTTTCTGGTATGAATTGGCTATCCAACAAGAACCAGATCCAGAGCGTTGGAGTTTTATTTATCCAGCTTATTATACATGGTACCCTCATCTGCAGTTATGTGTTTGTTATTATAATTTGGGGGATTATCAAAAAGCTTATTATCATAATGAACAGGCCAGAAAGTATAGACTAGAAGATAATAGCGTGCAGCATAATAAAAAATTACTTGAGGGTTTACTAAAAACTGATAAGACCTGA
- a CDS encoding glycosyltransferase family 4 protein: MKIFQGVIEIAGQMGILCGALKERGHLAAGYNTFHTYLGYQDHLINTDLFEIQKMSKHILNFFDVFHYHYGVSMYGQFKDLKINKARGKKMIMHHWGNDVRFHNLARINNPYVYTGDSPPDNVIHKNLKNISQYISEAIVQDYEVLPYVEPYYKKVHVLPLAIDLRKFIPEYPNENTKQPLILHAPTNPDFKGTTYIEEAINQLKPYYNFKYIRIEKMSHAKAISLYRKADIIVDQILCGSYGLLCVESMALGKPVIAYIRPDIIDKFPTEIPLPIVNGNPNNIIEKLIFLIENPGKRKSLGIEGRKYVRKYHSRQVVVKKLLSIYRNLS; this comes from the coding sequence ATGAAAATTTTTCAAGGAGTAATAGAAATAGCCGGACAAATGGGAATACTCTGTGGGGCTTTAAAAGAAAGAGGACATTTAGCTGCCGGGTATAATACGTTTCATACTTATTTAGGGTATCAGGACCATCTTATTAATACTGACCTATTTGAAATACAAAAAATGTCCAAACATATCTTAAATTTTTTTGATGTGTTTCATTACCATTATGGAGTTTCAATGTATGGACAATTTAAAGACTTAAAAATAAATAAAGCCAGGGGTAAAAAAATGATTATGCACCACTGGGGCAATGATGTACGCTTTCATAATTTAGCCCGAATAAACAATCCTTATGTTTATACAGGAGATTCTCCCCCTGATAACGTAATTCATAAGAATTTAAAAAATATTTCACAATATATCTCTGAAGCTATAGTACAGGACTACGAGGTCCTACCTTATGTTGAGCCATATTATAAAAAAGTCCATGTTTTGCCCCTGGCCATTGACCTTCGTAAATTCATCCCAGAATACCCCAATGAAAATACTAAGCAGCCCTTAATTTTACATGCACCCACCAATCCTGATTTTAAAGGAACCACCTACATTGAAGAAGCAATTAACCAGTTAAAGCCTTATTACAATTTCAAATATATACGTATAGAAAAAATGAGTCATGCCAAAGCAATTAGTTTATATCGAAAGGCAGATATAATTGTGGATCAAATCCTTTGTGGTTCTTACGGTCTTTTATGTGTTGAATCTATGGCTCTCGGGAAACCGGTAATTGCCTATATCCGTCCAGACATAATAGATAAATTTCCAACGGAAATACCATTACCCATAGTAAACGGAAATCCTAACAACATTATAGAAAAACTAATATTTTTAATAGAAAATCCTGGCAAAAGAAAAAGTTTAGGAATTGAAGGAAGAAAGTATGTACGAAAATATCATTCCAGACAAGTAGTAGTAAAAAAATTGTTATCCATTTACAGAAATTTATCCTAA